From the Streptococcus oralis ATCC 35037 genome, one window contains:
- a CDS encoding phosphoglycerate kinase, whose protein sequence is MAKLTVKDVDLKGKKVLVRVDFNVPVKDGVITNDNRITAALPTIKYILEQGGRAILFSHLGRVKEEADKEGKSLAPVAADLAAKLGQEVKFIPGVTRGAELEAAVNALEDGQVLLVENTRFEDVDGKKESKNDSELGKYWASLGDGIFVNDAFGTAHRAHASNVGISANVEKAVAGFLLENEIAYIQEAVEAPERPFVAILGGSKVSDKIGVIENLLEKADKVLIGGGMTYTFYKAQGIEIGNSLVEEDKLDVAKALLEKANGKLILPVDSKEANAFADYTEVKDTEGEAVDPGFLGLDIGPKSIAKFDEALTGAKTVVWNGPMGVFENPDFQAGTIGVMDAIVKQPGVKSIIGGGDSAAAAINLGRADKFSWISTGGGASMELLEGKVLPGLAALTEK, encoded by the coding sequence ATGGCAAAATTGACTGTTAAAGACGTTGACTTGAAAGGGAAAAAAGTTCTCGTTCGTGTTGACTTCAACGTACCTGTTAAAGATGGCGTGATTACCAATGATAACCGTATCACTGCAGCTCTTCCAACTATCAAGTACATCCTTGAACAAGGTGGACGTGCAATCCTCTTCTCTCACCTTGGACGTGTAAAAGAAGAAGCAGACAAAGAAGGTAAATCACTTGCTCCTGTAGCTGCTGACTTGGCTGCTAAATTGGGACAAGAAGTTAAATTTATCCCAGGTGTTACACGTGGTGCTGAATTGGAAGCCGCTGTTAACGCTCTTGAAGATGGACAAGTTCTCTTGGTTGAAAACACTCGTTTCGAAGATGTTGACGGCAAGAAAGAATCTAAAAACGATTCTGAACTTGGTAAATACTGGGCTTCACTTGGAGATGGTATCTTCGTAAACGATGCATTCGGTACTGCTCACCGTGCACACGCATCTAACGTTGGTATCTCAGCAAACGTTGAAAAAGCAGTTGCTGGTTTCCTTCTTGAAAACGAAATTGCCTACATCCAAGAAGCAGTTGAAGCTCCAGAACGTCCATTCGTAGCGATCCTTGGTGGTTCAAAAGTATCTGACAAGATTGGTGTTATCGAAAACTTGCTTGAAAAAGCTGATAAAGTGCTTATCGGTGGTGGGATGACTTACACATTCTACAAAGCTCAAGGTATCGAAATCGGTAACTCACTTGTAGAAGAAGATAAATTGGATGTTGCGAAAGCTCTTCTTGAAAAAGCAAACGGCAAATTGATCTTGCCAGTTGACTCAAAAGAAGCAAACGCATTTGCTGACTACACTGAAGTGAAAGACACTGAAGGTGAAGCAGTAGACCCAGGTTTCCTTGGTTTGGATATCGGTCCTAAATCTATCGCTAAATTCGACGAAGCTTTGACTGGTGCGAAAACAGTTGTATGGAACGGACCTATGGGTGTATTTGAAAACCCTGACTTCCAAGCTGGTACAATCGGTGTCATGGATGCTATCGTAAAACAACCAGGTGTTAAATCAATCATCGGTGGTGGTGACTCAGCTGCTGCAGCCATCAACCTTGGCCGTGCAGACAAGTTCTCATGGATTTCTACTGGTGGTGGAGCATCAATGGAACTTCTTGAAGGTAAAGTTCTTCCAGGATTGGCAGCATTGACTGAAAAATAA